The Fragaria vesca subsp. vesca linkage group LG2, FraVesHawaii_1.0, whole genome shotgun sequence genome includes a window with the following:
- the LOC101291007 gene encoding proline-rich protein 3-like gives MALTRFLFPTCLVVLSLLLIDVSADYGYASKPPQVEQPKPPQVQKPEAPQVEKPNPPQVEKPKLDQSYGELLPHNLFGIQGLVLCTSGLKAFPIQGAVARITCVGEDENGYETAPFSMLAGATDAKGYFFATLSPSKLEDSYNKKWKLTECKAFLDSSPLESCKVPTDANHGISGAPLASYRTLNAKNMKLFSVGPFFYTSEPKPAPNGY, from the exons ATGGCTCTCACTCGCTTCCTCTTTCCCACCTGTCTGGTTGTACTTTCATTGCTACTTATCGACGTCTCTGCTGATTATGGCTATGCCTCAAAACCACCACAGGTTGAGCAACCAAAACCTCCACAGGTTCAAAAGCCAGAAGCACCACAGGTTGAGAAACCAAATCCACCACAGGTTGAGAAACCAAAACTAGATCAATCGTATGGAGAACTACTACCTCACAATCTCTTCGGCATTCAAGGGCTTGTTTTATGTACCTCAGGCCTTAAAGCTTTCCCAATTCAAG GAGCTGTGGCAAGGATTACATGCGTGGGAGAGGACGAAAATGGGTATGAGACTGCACCTTTCTCCATGTTAGCTGGTGCAACTGATGCCAAGGGTTACTTCTTTGCAACATTGTCACCGTCAAAGCTTGAAGATAGTTACAACAAGAAATGGAAGCTCACCGAGTGCAAGGCATTCCTTGACAGTTCTCCATTGGAGAGCTGCAAAGTCCCTACTGACGCCAACCATGGAATCAGTGGTGCTCCTCTTGCTTCTTATCGCACGCTCAATGCCAAGAACATGAAGTTGTTCTCTGTTGGACCCTTCTTCTACACCTCAGAACCTAAACCA
- the LOC101314813 gene encoding ethylene-responsive transcription factor ERF071-like isoform 1 gives MCGGDRIAEFIPRNRRRVSAEIWPDNFFNSDLTTPCHKVDSPSTKTPQPISGGVQEQKPAKRQRKNLYRGIRQRPWGKWAAEIRDPRKGVRVWLGTFNTAEEAARAYDREARKIRGKKAKVNFPNEDDQDYNPHQTHLRVSNSNPAHHPCQLNNTGNFSDNHMGYDLNQTIAFPSNSNGFVVNTTDPIVFSGEENSGSGSEGTYSSTGLVGCIHDEKEKEESIQGNTIVAAEENEVQKLSEELMAYENYMKFYQIPYLDGQSIAPVNPTAQESMVDDLWIFDDENEN, from the exons ATGTGTGGCGGTGATAGAATCGCTGAGTTCATCCCTCGCAACCGCCGCCGTGTCTCCGCCGAGATATGGCCGGACAATTTCTTCAACTCAGATCTCACCACACCTTGTCACAAGGTCGACTCACCTTCCACCAAAACACCCCAACCCATTTCAG GGGGCGTGCAAGAACAGAAGCCCGCCAAGCGGCAGAGGAAGAACCTCTACAGAGGCATCAGGCAGCGCCCATGGGGCAAATGGGCCGCTGAGATTCGCGACCCGAGAAAAGGAGTCCGAGTTTGGCTTGGTACCTTCAACACGGCTGAAGAAGCAGCCAGAGCTTATGACAGGGAGGCTCGCAAAATCCGCGGCAAGAAAGCCAAGGTTAATTTCCCTAATGAAGATGACCAAGATTACAATCCTCATCAGACTCATCTGAGAGTTTCCAATTCCAACCCTGCTCATCATCCATGTCAGCTTAATAATACAGGTAACTTCAGTGACAATCATATGGGTTATGATCTGAACCAGACTATAGCATTTCCCTCAAATTCAAATGGGTTTGTTGTGAATACTACTGACCCAATTGTTTTCTCTGGGGAAGAAAATTCTGGGTCTGGTTCTGAGGGGACTTACTCTTCAACAGGGTTGGTGGGTTGCATTCACGATGAGAAAGAGAAAGAGGAATCAATACAAGGGAATACGATTGTGGCTGCTGAAGAGAATGAAGTTCAAAAGCTTTCTGAGGAGCTAATGGCGTATGAGAACTACATGAAATTCTATCAGATTCCATATCTGGATGGGCAGTCCATAGCCCCTGTGAATCCTACTGCTCAGGAAAGCATGGTTGATGATCTTTGGATCTTTGATGATGAGAACGAGAATTAA
- the LOC101290715 gene encoding putative lipoyltransferase-like protein, chloroplastic-like, with protein sequence MTFMATQSFAASIPPYPVSNHHPKPPRLLSPRIQPIPAVKTQHCECFNLYKELVPYRQAWSWQKSLVKEKKALIERNKHCPDSLIVLQHPPVYTMGTGSSEKFLNFDITDAPFDVHRTERGGEVTYHGPGQIVMYPIMNLRNHKMDLHWYLRSLEEVIIRALSNTFSIKASRLEGLTGVWHGNQKLAAIGIRVSQWIAYHGLAVNVTTDLTPFGWIVPCGLQNYQVGSIRGLLGEFESFDDNRRKQLPDADDGQLLDIACKSLINEFSEVFQVGINYETISRLEFLESEPVKPL encoded by the exons ATGACTTTCATGGCTACCCAATCTTTCGCCGCCTCAATCCCACCGTACCCAGTTTCCAATCACCACCCTAAACCTCCTCGGCTCCTCTCCCCCAGAATCCAACCAATCCCAGCCGTTAAAACCCAGCACTGTGAGTGCTTCAATCTGTACAAGGAGCTAGTTCCTTACAGGCAAGCCTGGTCTTGGCAGAAGAGCTTAGTCAAAGAGAAGAAGGCTCTGATTGAGAGGAATAAGCACTGCCCAGACTCGCTCATTGTTCTTCAGCATCCGCCTGTTTATACAATGGGCACCGGCAGCTCCGAGAAGTTCCTCAATTTCGACATCACGGATGCGCCGTTTGATGTTCACCGCACCGAGCGCGGCGGCGAGGTTACATATCATGGTCCTGGTCAG ATAGTAATGTACCCCATTATGAATCTCCGGAATCACAAAATGGATCTTCATTGGTACCTCAGGTCACTTGAGGAGGTGATCATTCGCGCTCTTTCAAACACATTTTCTATCAAGGCCTCTCGGCTTGAGGGCTTAACTGGTGTTTGGCATG GAAACCAGAAACTAGCAGCCATTGGTATACGAGTGTCTCAGTGGATAGCTTATCACGGTCTAGCAGTGAACGTGACCACAGATTTAACTCCTTTTGGTTGGATAGTACCGTGTGGTTTGCAAAACTATCAGGTCGGAAGCATTAGAGGGTTGTTAGGGGAGTTTGAGTCATTTGACGATAATAGAAGAAAACAGCTACCTGATGCTGATGATGGCCAACTACTTGATATTGCCTGTAAATCTTTGATCAATGAGTTTTCAGAGGTTTTTCAGGTTGGAATCAATTATGAAACCATCTCGAGGTTAGAGTTTCTGGAAAGTGAACCTGTAAAGCCTCTATAA
- the LOC101314813 gene encoding ethylene-responsive transcription factor ERF071-like isoform 2: MCGGDRIAEFIPRNRRRVSAEIWPDNFFNSDLTTPCHKVDSPSTKTPQPISGGVQEQKPAKRQRKNLYRGIRQRPWGKWAAEIRDPRKGVRVWLGTFNTAEEAARAYDREARKIRGKKAKVNFPNEDDQDYNPHQTHLRVSNSNPAHHPCQLNNTENSGSGSEGTYSSTGLVGCIHDEKEKEESIQGNTIVAAEENEVQKLSEELMAYENYMKFYQIPYLDGQSIAPVNPTAQESMVDDLWIFDDENEN, translated from the exons ATGTGTGGCGGTGATAGAATCGCTGAGTTCATCCCTCGCAACCGCCGCCGTGTCTCCGCCGAGATATGGCCGGACAATTTCTTCAACTCAGATCTCACCACACCTTGTCACAAGGTCGACTCACCTTCCACCAAAACACCCCAACCCATTTCAG GGGGCGTGCAAGAACAGAAGCCCGCCAAGCGGCAGAGGAAGAACCTCTACAGAGGCATCAGGCAGCGCCCATGGGGCAAATGGGCCGCTGAGATTCGCGACCCGAGAAAAGGAGTCCGAGTTTGGCTTGGTACCTTCAACACGGCTGAAGAAGCAGCCAGAGCTTATGACAGGGAGGCTCGCAAAATCCGCGGCAAGAAAGCCAAGGTTAATTTCCCTAATGAAGATGACCAAGATTACAATCCTCATCAGACTCATCTGAGAGTTTCCAATTCCAACCCTGCTCATCATCCATGTCAGCTTAATAATACAG AAAATTCTGGGTCTGGTTCTGAGGGGACTTACTCTTCAACAGGGTTGGTGGGTTGCATTCACGATGAGAAAGAGAAAGAGGAATCAATACAAGGGAATACGATTGTGGCTGCTGAAGAGAATGAAGTTCAAAAGCTTTCTGAGGAGCTAATGGCGTATGAGAACTACATGAAATTCTATCAGATTCCATATCTGGATGGGCAGTCCATAGCCCCTGTGAATCCTACTGCTCAGGAAAGCATGGTTGATGATCTTTGGATCTTTGATGATGAGAACGAGAATTAA
- the LOC101314813 gene encoding ethylene-responsive transcription factor ERF071-like isoform 3, which produces MCGGDRIAEFIPRNRRRVSAEIWPDNFFNSDLTTPCHKVDSPSTKTPQPISGGVQEQKPAKRQRKNLYRGIRQRPWGKWAAEIRDPRKGVRVWLGTFNTAEEAARAYDREARKIRGKKAKVNFPNEDDQDYNPHQTHLRVSNSNPAHHPCQLNNTGLVGCIHDEKEKEESIQGNTIVAAEENEVQKLSEELMAYENYMKFYQIPYLDGQSIAPVNPTAQESMVDDLWIFDDENEN; this is translated from the exons ATGTGTGGCGGTGATAGAATCGCTGAGTTCATCCCTCGCAACCGCCGCCGTGTCTCCGCCGAGATATGGCCGGACAATTTCTTCAACTCAGATCTCACCACACCTTGTCACAAGGTCGACTCACCTTCCACCAAAACACCCCAACCCATTTCAG GGGGCGTGCAAGAACAGAAGCCCGCCAAGCGGCAGAGGAAGAACCTCTACAGAGGCATCAGGCAGCGCCCATGGGGCAAATGGGCCGCTGAGATTCGCGACCCGAGAAAAGGAGTCCGAGTTTGGCTTGGTACCTTCAACACGGCTGAAGAAGCAGCCAGAGCTTATGACAGGGAGGCTCGCAAAATCCGCGGCAAGAAAGCCAAGGTTAATTTCCCTAATGAAGATGACCAAGATTACAATCCTCATCAGACTCATCTGAGAGTTTCCAATTCCAACCCTGCTCATCATCCATGTCAGCTTAATAATACAG GGTTGGTGGGTTGCATTCACGATGAGAAAGAGAAAGAGGAATCAATACAAGGGAATACGATTGTGGCTGCTGAAGAGAATGAAGTTCAAAAGCTTTCTGAGGAGCTAATGGCGTATGAGAACTACATGAAATTCTATCAGATTCCATATCTGGATGGGCAGTCCATAGCCCCTGTGAATCCTACTGCTCAGGAAAGCATGGTTGATGATCTTTGGATCTTTGATGATGAGAACGAGAATTAA